A window of Sulfurovum riftiae contains these coding sequences:
- a CDS encoding DUF695 domain-containing protein translates to MKNLEGKPASILFNAGISMEMDAIKYIYPQIAFVKVKLKEPNEKGLLSEGEQPEITYLEDKLEASLIKFRIGKYVGRVISDGYVTFLYYLQFTYNWQDFLEYALDEFESYEISSGFQEDSEWNYYQKLLYPSPREWQIIQNHKVCEQLKAKEDNLHLPRAIEHKAFFQSEYKKDDLIEQLLEEGFKVQDEISNEEGYKGISFYRIDKPFYHDIDELTLYLIDLLETYDAHYDGWETSIVKS, encoded by the coding sequence ATGAAGAATTTGGAGGGGAAACCGGCATCGATACTGTTCAATGCCGGGATCTCCATGGAGATGGATGCCATCAAATATATCTATCCGCAGATAGCGTTTGTAAAGGTGAAGCTCAAAGAGCCCAATGAAAAAGGACTCTTAAGTGAGGGGGAACAGCCTGAGATCACCTACCTGGAAGACAAGCTGGAAGCCTCTCTGATCAAGTTCCGTATAGGAAAATATGTCGGGCGTGTCATCAGTGACGGCTATGTGACCTTTCTTTACTATCTGCAGTTCACCTATAACTGGCAGGATTTTCTGGAGTATGCACTGGACGAATTCGAAAGTTATGAGATCAGCAGCGGGTTTCAGGAAGACAGTGAATGGAACTATTATCAGAAACTGCTCTATCCGTCACCCAGAGAGTGGCAGATCATTCAAAACCATAAGGTCTGTGAACAGCTGAAGGCCAAAGAGGATAACCTGCATCTTCCCCGTGCTATCGAACATAAGGCCTTTTTTCAAAGTGAATACAAAAAAGATGACCTCATTGAGCAGCTACTTGAAGAGGGGTTCAAGGTACAGGATGAAATTAGCAATGAGGAGGGGTACAAAGGTATCTCTTTCTATCGAATCGACAAACCTTTTTACCATGATATCGATGAGTTGACACTTTATCTGATCGATCTTCTGGAAACATACGATGCACACTATGACGGATGGGAGACGAGTATCGTCAAGAGTTAG
- a CDS encoding HyaD/HybD family hydrogenase maturation endopeptidase, protein MIILGIGNVLQKDDGLGVYAAVYLSENYEFSQEVNIINGGVEGINLLNIFMENETILILDTIHIDDAPGSIYLIPACELSGHGLNSGGAHEIGVIQCMDMLELQGKTVPEATVLGIIPYEVTFDIALSTSLKEAFQNYINTALRFLEKQQIFAIPKAEKISLDAIIHRAKDPSGVMIH, encoded by the coding sequence ATGATCATTCTTGGCATAGGCAATGTACTGCAAAAAGATGACGGGCTGGGGGTCTATGCCGCTGTTTACCTGAGTGAGAACTATGAATTCTCTCAAGAAGTAAACATCATCAACGGTGGTGTGGAAGGCATCAATCTTCTCAATATCTTCATGGAGAATGAAACCATTCTTATTCTCGACACGATCCACATAGATGATGCTCCCGGAAGCATCTATCTCATCCCTGCCTGCGAACTCTCGGGCCATGGTCTCAACAGCGGTGGCGCACATGAGATCGGCGTTATACAGTGCATGGACATGCTTGAACTTCAGGGAAAAACTGTTCCAGAAGCTACGGTCCTTGGCATCATTCCCTATGAAGTAACTTTCGATATTGCATTGAGCACTTCCCTCAAAGAAGCATTTCAAAATTATATCAATACTGCATTACGCTTTTTGGAAAAACAGCAGATCTTTGCTATACCCAAAGCGGAGAAGATCTCGCTTGATGCGATCATTCACAGAGCCAAAGACCCTTCAGGTGTGATGATACACTAA
- a CDS encoding P-II family nitrogen regulator codes for MKKIEAIIKPFKLEDVKEALVEAGIEGMTVSEVKGYGRQQGHSELYRGAEYVVEFIPKIKIEIVVSNDEYAEIAIKAINGAAKTGKIGDGKIFVSQIDSVVRIRTDEKDEEAL; via the coding sequence ATGAAAAAAATCGAAGCAATCATCAAACCATTCAAACTGGAAGATGTAAAAGAGGCATTGGTTGAAGCGGGTATCGAAGGTATGACTGTATCTGAGGTAAAAGGTTACGGTAGACAGCAGGGACATTCAGAGCTTTACAGAGGTGCCGAATATGTTGTCGAGTTCATCCCGAAGATTAAGATCGAGATTGTGGTGAGCAACGACGAATATGCTGAGATCGCGATTAAAGCGATCAACGGTGCTGCCAAGACAGGCAAGATCGGTGACGGTAAGATCTTTGTCAGCCAGATCGATTCTGTAGTAAGAATCAGAACAGACGAAAAAGACGAAGAGGCACTTTAA
- a CDS encoding ammonium transporter, with amino-acid sequence MEINYVIDTFFALFAMVLIILMVPGFAMLEAGLVRTKNVTSVLTVNVMIYAIASLAFMLIGYEYAFGSWDHQDAMSKYAFFLFQMAFVGKVVNIMSGGVSERSRILPLALFTVAVGAFIYPTIVNITWGANFLSGTMLDISAMHDLAGSTVIHSTGGWALLAAILIMGPRRGRFKKNGQVQVIPASNIPLVTLGAFLLWIGWFGFNGGSVGAISSKENADAVALTIMNTNTAGLVGAITAWLLTYFRYKKFDITMILNGALGGLVAITAGPDLYDIHTPMLIGAIGGALVVLFVPIFDKLKMDDPVGALSVHLVNGIWGTLAVGIFASDVSILVQLKGILIVGAIVFPISWITIYAINKVFTLRAEDDEQLEGIDAIECGMEAYPEFKRSI; translated from the coding sequence ATGGAAATCAATTATGTCATAGACACCTTCTTCGCACTCTTTGCCATGGTACTCATCATCCTGATGGTGCCCGGCTTTGCAATGCTCGAAGCAGGTCTTGTCAGAACAAAGAACGTCACCTCGGTACTTACCGTCAATGTCATGATCTACGCGATCGCGTCACTCGCCTTCATGCTCATAGGGTATGAGTATGCCTTTGGCAGCTGGGACCATCAGGATGCTATGAGCAAATACGCTTTCTTCCTGTTCCAGATGGCTTTTGTCGGGAAAGTGGTCAATATCATGAGCGGCGGTGTGAGTGAACGCTCACGTATTCTGCCCCTGGCACTCTTTACTGTAGCGGTCGGTGCTTTCATCTACCCTACGATCGTCAATATTACCTGGGGAGCCAATTTCCTCTCCGGAACGATGCTTGATATCTCGGCCATGCATGATCTTGCCGGCTCAACGGTCATACACTCGACAGGAGGCTGGGCACTGCTTGCTGCCATTCTCATTATGGGGCCTAGACGCGGAAGATTCAAGAAGAACGGACAGGTACAGGTCATTCCTGCTTCCAACATTCCTCTCGTGACACTGGGTGCCTTTCTTTTATGGATAGGCTGGTTCGGTTTCAACGGCGGGTCGGTCGGTGCCATCTCAAGCAAAGAGAATGCCGATGCCGTTGCCCTGACCATCATGAATACCAATACTGCAGGTCTTGTCGGTGCCATTACCGCCTGGCTGCTTACCTACTTCAGATACAAGAAATTCGATATCACCATGATCCTCAACGGTGCGCTTGGCGGCCTGGTCGCCATTACAGCAGGACCAGACCTATACGATATTCATACACCTATGCTCATCGGTGCTATCGGTGGCGCACTGGTCGTCCTCTTTGTACCTATTTTTGACAAGCTCAAAATGGATGACCCCGTCGGTGCACTTTCTGTCCACCTCGTCAACGGTATCTGGGGTACCCTGGCTGTCGGGATCTTTGCATCTGATGTAAGTATTTTGGTACAATTAAAGGGTATACTTATTGTAGGTGCTATCGTCTTCCCAATATCATGGATCACGATCTATGCGATCAACAAGGTCTTTACCTTGAGAGCAGAGGATGATGAGCAGCTGGAAGGCATCGATGCCATAGAATGTGGTATGGAAGCCTACCCGGAATTTAAAAGAAGTATCTAA
- a CDS encoding P-II family nitrogen regulator — translation MKKIEAIIKPFKLDDVKEALVEAGIEGMTISEVKGYGRQQGHSELYRGAEYVVEFIPKVKIELVVSSQEFADKAIEAIMQSAKTGKIGDGKIFVSDISKTIRIRTEEEDEEAL, via the coding sequence ATGAAAAAAATTGAAGCCATTATCAAACCATTCAAGCTGGACGATGTCAAAGAGGCACTGGTCGAAGCAGGTATCGAAGGTATGACCATTTCCGAAGTCAAAGGTTACGGAAGACAACAGGGGCATTCAGAGCTCTACAGAGGTGCGGAATATGTTGTGGAATTTATTCCAAAGGTCAAAATAGAACTGGTGGTCAGTTCTCAGGAATTTGCCGATAAAGCCATCGAAGCCATTATGCAGTCGGCCAAAACAGGTAAGATCGGTGACGGTAAGATATTTGTCTCAGACATTTCCAAGACCATCCGTATCAGAACGGAAGAGGAAGATGAGGAGGCATTATAG